From Variovorax sp. PMC12, the proteins below share one genomic window:
- a CDS encoding glycerophosphodiester phosphodiesterase has product MKFTLLAATALLAAGCAAILPTAKQHFDLEAHRGGRGLAPENTLAAFDNAIDLGVTTLELDIGLTADGVVVISHDTSLNPDHTRDASGAWLAPRSGAAIRSLTLAQLQTYDVGRLNPSSNYGKQFALQQPRDGERIPTLASLFERVQARGANAATVRFNIETKIDPNKPGETAAPEPMVRALLAEIDKAKMAGRVTVQSFDWRTLALVGQLAPQLPRAYLTTPRTLQDPRWTAGLALSNFASVPQMVKAASANGTGPVIWSPAYADLSPAVIKEAQKLGMTVLPWTVNQRADMQRLMDWGADGIITDYPDMLRDLMRERGLALPPPGKVAP; this is encoded by the coding sequence ATGAAATTCACCCTCCTCGCCGCCACCGCGCTGCTCGCCGCCGGCTGCGCAGCCATCTTGCCCACGGCCAAGCAGCATTTCGACCTCGAGGCCCATCGCGGCGGCCGGGGCCTGGCGCCCGAGAACACGCTGGCCGCGTTCGACAACGCCATCGACCTGGGCGTGACCACGCTCGAACTCGACATCGGGCTCACGGCCGACGGCGTCGTCGTGATCTCGCACGACACCTCGCTCAACCCCGACCACACCCGCGACGCCAGCGGCGCCTGGCTGGCGCCCAGGAGCGGCGCAGCGATCCGCTCGCTCACGCTGGCGCAGCTGCAGACCTACGACGTGGGCCGGCTGAACCCGTCGAGCAACTACGGCAAGCAGTTCGCGCTGCAGCAGCCGCGCGACGGCGAACGCATTCCGACGCTGGCCTCGCTGTTCGAGCGGGTGCAGGCGCGCGGCGCCAATGCGGCCACGGTGCGCTTCAACATCGAAACCAAGATCGATCCGAACAAGCCCGGCGAAACGGCGGCGCCCGAGCCGATGGTGCGCGCGCTGCTGGCCGAGATCGACAAGGCGAAGATGGCCGGCCGGGTGACCGTGCAGAGCTTCGACTGGCGCACGCTGGCGCTGGTCGGCCAGCTCGCGCCGCAGCTGCCGCGCGCCTATCTCACCACGCCGCGCACGCTGCAGGACCCCCGCTGGACCGCCGGCCTGGCACTTTCGAACTTCGCCTCGGTGCCGCAGATGGTCAAGGCCGCGTCGGCCAACGGGACCGGCCCGGTGATCTGGTCGCCGGCCTACGCCGACCTGTCGCCCGCGGTCATCAAGGAGGCGCAGAAGCTCGGCATGACCGTGCTGCCCTGGACCGTGAACCAGCGCGCCGACATGCAGCGCCTGATGGACTGGGGTGCCGACGGCATCATCACCGACTACCCCGACATGCTGCGCGACCTGATGCGCGAACGCGGCCTGGCGCTGCCGCCGCCCGGAAAGGTCGCGCCATGA
- a CDS encoding DUF1439 domain-containing protein — translation MTFRFPPSPSFPTLPARRRMLRALLGAAALQAPFAALAGFNFFTSEYTATRDELQAQIARRFPVAERYAEIFMVGLRDPQLGLDARNNRAAITATLTIASPLLAASPVQGVVSVSSALKYDAATRALRLDQPKAERLELQGVEGRDAERLQKIGAVVAQELLQGQVLRSFTADELTVGRKTYEIGDITVSDNGIKVQLK, via the coding sequence ATGACATTCCGCTTCCCACCCTCCCCGTCGTTCCCGACCCTGCCCGCGCGCCGCCGGATGCTGCGCGCGCTGCTGGGCGCCGCGGCCCTGCAGGCGCCCTTCGCGGCGCTGGCCGGCTTCAACTTCTTCACCAGCGAATACACCGCCACGCGCGACGAGCTGCAGGCGCAGATCGCCAGGCGCTTTCCGGTGGCCGAGCGCTACGCGGAGATCTTCATGGTCGGCCTGCGCGATCCGCAACTGGGCCTGGACGCACGCAACAACCGCGCGGCCATCACCGCCACGCTGACCATCGCGAGCCCCCTGCTGGCCGCATCGCCGGTGCAGGGCGTGGTGTCGGTCAGCAGCGCGCTGAAGTACGACGCCGCCACGCGCGCGCTGCGGCTCGACCAGCCCAAGGCCGAGCGGCTCGAGCTGCAGGGCGTCGAGGGACGCGACGCCGAGCGGCTGCAGAAGATCGGCGCGGTGGTCGCGCAGGAACTGCTGCAAGGCCAGGTGCTGCGCAGCTTCACCGCCGACGAGCTGACGGTCGGGCGCAAGACCTACGAGATCGGCGACATCACCGTGTCGGACAACGGCATCAAGGTGCAACTCAAATGA